TAGGAAATACAGGAGCaaacagaagataattttcGTGTTTCTTATTTAACTGTGATGATTTTTAAGTGTGCAGCTCTAAGTCAGTATATACAAGTCAGTATTTAAGTAAATATTGTGGAGATCAATGAAAAGACAATTTTGTATGTTATGATTCTGGACTCGTATGGAAAGACAGTGCAGAGACAGAggaaatttcctttctgctttgtcAGAAACCTGGATATTCCTGTACAGTGCTGTAGGgatggatttttctttgtttgctctCATCCCAAAGAAAATCCCTAAATttttaagtattaaaaaaaaagataaagaacaCTCCCACAacttctttcaaaatataagGATTGCTACAATTACATTACCAAACTGATTGCTCTGTAACTGAATATCAATGAGGCTGATATCattgtgtttttaaagtaatttatatatattttttaaatattagttctttaaaatgtttatctgactttttttccccccaaaattttAGTGTTCATATTCATGTACAGACCAAAGTCTTTTTAAAGGAATTGGTCAATTCTGGGGTAATGAGTTTTGGCTCTTTAGAAGTGTGTTGACTcctgattatatttttttccccactcacATTCATCTTTTTATTACTCACATTCAGGCAGAGACAACATCAGACCataaaatgcagatttgttCTCATTACTTGTTCTAGTAAAGTACTTAAAGCTGCCTCTGAACTCACAGTTTATTTACTTAAAACTTAAACATCCCCTTAAATAAGGGGATATTTAAAGTAAGTAAAGTTTTAAGAAATACCAGGTTGTTTTAAGAGTACAGCTAAAAAATTTTTGTTAAGGAATCTCCTAAAAGTCAATTTTTCTGGAGGTAATTTCTACCACTACCTGGAACAACTCAGAGCCTTTACGGCATCGGGGGCTTCATCCCAGCAGTTTAATTCCAATCTGGGAATCTTTTGGAAACACTCCAAAGCATCTCCAGCTCTAGGGGTAAGACTTCCCTTGCTGCAGGACCCCGTTTGGTAAGGCAGGCAATGCATACTCACTCCAAGCCACTGGCAGCAAAGCACTTCAAGTGAATTGTGATCACTTCGGGCATTTTGTCGAACAAGAGGCTGCGCTCGGCTTCCGTGTAGTGGTGGCAGTTCTCACAGAAATACTTGTCCTCTCCCACAATCCTCTCCACTGAGGCAAACTGGGAAATTGCCCATTTCAGAgtcttcatttctgtttttgGCTCTGgagaaactggaaaagaaatcgCTGCGTTCACGGATATGCCAATATTTACATTTCCAAAGCATCCCGCCAGaagagcaacaaaacaaaatatgtcaAGTTCAGACCACTCCAAACCTGTAACACTGCAAAGAACACTCAGTATGTGTGAAATATGTGATGTATTCCAAACTTTGGAGCATTTCAGGAAGGGATGAAAACATCACTTAATGGATGTCACTGCTCAAAATTAGGATTTTCCCAAAGCTCCTTTCAGATCACACAATTTTGTTGCCATGTCTGGAAATGGAGAGCTTGTATGAGACCAGAATTTCACTTATTAAGGcaaacccccaaaataaccAGAAAGTTCCCTCTCACTTCTTGCATTTCGCCTCCCCTGCCACCCTCACACTGCTGACAGGATCACCCGCTGTCGGCAGCACTTCACTTACGAACATCACCacacatattttcctttgaatcCTTCAGCAAAATGGGgagcaaaagcaggaaaagctgctccaAATTAAGTCAGCGGCAACTAAAATTAATTCCCTTAAAAGCCTCAATTTCAAGATGTGTTTTTAGCATGCTTCCTTTTGAAAATAGCTAAAAAACTGCATATAGATCAGTAAAAATTGTGAAAGATATCACATGACTAACATTTACAAACATAATACGaatgttattaaaataacaGCAATCTAAAATACTAAATGTTGTAGAgtaactgaggaaaaaaaaagctggatttttgtttcttttacttctaagaaaaaatgtaaatatttcttatCAAAAGAAGATAAAGCACAATTTCttatgcaggaagaaaaaggaagactCAAACCAAAGGAAATACCTATCCATAAGCAGGAAAACAGGTGACAGATGTAGGCAGTCCATGCTGTATGTTAAGATCTGGAACAATCTGAATATTATCTGGATCTGCCAGCATTATCAGCACCGTGTTTCCAAAGTCTAAAGTTAATCAGGACTGGAGATAACAGCCTCTAATTTTAGCCAGCACAAACAGGAGCCGTGCTCCTTCCTAACTGAAGCACCGTCCTTCCCCAcggctggcagaggcaggaacaCATCTCCACAAcctttgttttttgggtttttttttgagggaattACTTACTTTCAGAACTCTCTTCACTTTTAGAAAGTTCATCTTCTTGCACTGGGACACTGATGTCCTGAAAATCCTCCCTCCTCTCCGTGAAGCACTCGCACTCCAAGCACCTTGTCCTCAGCACTAGCTGGCCCTGGAAGAGTTTCTCCACCAGCTCGAAGACAGCCAGCTCTGTACCTGGAGAGAGCACATGGCACATCCCTGAGCAAGGGCCACTTCGTTCCAGAGACCCTTGAGAACCTGGTTATCCTCACAAAATCATTGCTACACCACGGCCCTTTAGGGAGCTCAGACAggaattaaaaagcaaaacaaatcacGAACAGTTTTCATGGTATCATCTGCTTGTAAGTAAATAAGGACcccctttattttctgttctgagaTTGGGTTCTTGTTTTGTACTTGAAGTGTGATGTTCTGGAATATTTGGTTGTCATCAAAACAACTTAGCATGGACTGCTGACCTCCTCAAGGAGCACCACACTGTGGGTTTGCCTGATTTCTGTTCATTCTCagtcctctcctccttcctaAATTTACTGGCTAGTTTTGGCCAAATctgcagaagaaatgcagaactCAAGAGACTCTTCATTCCTtcaattttttataaaaaattggTGGGTGGAAAGTTCCAAATTAGTAAGCACTGGATTCATACTGAGGCCCTTCCCTCAACCTGTATCTTGTTTCATTGACATCAACAAAATCCAGACCTGCCAGCCAATTAGCATTTCTAATTGGTATCTATTAGATCTAAATAGATTAGATCTCTAATACATCCTGAGTCCTTCCTGGTTCTTGGGAAGGTTGGGAATATGGAAAGATTAAGgaactggaagggaaaaagaggatACTGCTTGTAAAACCATAGCTAGTGGTGTTTGGTTCTGTTTGCTCCTGCCAGAAATATCCCTTTACATCTCAAATCCACTTGCTCTTTCCACGGATGACAAAAATTAGTGGTAAATACAAACCCGGTAATATTCAGCCTTTTTTATACATATTGCACAACGATTACAGAGTGTTAAGAGAAACACCTCGAGATCTAAGCGAAACAGGTCAAGttctaaaagggaaaaaattacaaacacgtataaaaataaattttctttcctaaaaatcATCTTCAATTCCTGAAAAATCTAATTTTGTGTTTagagctctgcaggctgtgcagtTTGAAGGCTGACTTCCCACGCATTGTACTTTCTTAATCCTACTAATTTTAAGCCCATCCACTTGTGCACCAACCTTccttttttggttctttttcagTTCCTTTTCCATGATGGCTTTCCACAGGAGACGCTGGTTCATGATATTCTTCTTTACTGTCACCATTTTCACACTTGACAGCTGACTCTTCGAACTCACAGTCATATTCTCTCCCTGGCTCTTTGGATCCCAAGTTTGTAGTTAACTTTCCTAGACTGTAAAATTTGGACAGGATACTGGGCTGTTTGCAGGAAGATTTTAACCAGTTTAACCTAAGGCGCGACTTTTTCTGCGTGGGCTTGGCGCTCTCGCTCTCCCCGGAGCACTTGGCAATGGCATCCGTTTGGCTTTCCATCCTTTCTCCCGTGGCTTTCCTCTTGGACCTGGTTTgtctttgattttcttctgctgcaatTTGCTCTTTTGAtactttggattttttcttgGCGTTGCCGCCCTCGGCGTCGCTTTTCCTTTTCCCGTTTCCCTTGAGCAGCTTCTCCTTGGCCGCGTCTCCGCCGTGGCTGCCCGGGCTGGGATCCTCCTCCTCAGCGGGGCTCACAGACCCATTGCTCTCGGggttttggctgggtttttccTCCAGTTTAGCTGCAGGCTCTTCCACAGGCAGTTTGTTCAGCTCTTCCTTCTTCAGCAGCTGGCAGGTTTCCTGGATGTTCCCCAGGATGCACTGCAGGACCTCCTGGGCATCGTGCTGCAGGTACCCTTCGTACATGGGGTTCAGCTCTCTgtcaaagaaaggagaaaaaatgaggGTTTGCTGGCCTTTGCTAACTGGGGAATGTGATTTGAGACTGAAATCAGGGATTCAGAAGTCATGGGGGAAGGTTCTACCTTAAGGATTTCCACACACCCAGCAGTGGAGCTCCTCAGCTCCAAGGGGATCCCTGGAAgagtcccaggccaggctgggaagggcttggagcaacctgggattgtgggaagtgtccctgcccatggcagggctggaagtggatgagctttaaggtcccttccaacccaaacctctcTGTGATTTAATAACACTTCTGTACCTAAGCACTGTTTTAAAGCCCTTCTGCATGACAGTcttacaatttattttcaaattttcaacCCCACTGTACCAACAATAAGCACAAAAATCTCGCTGCCTGTAAGGCCACCCCAAATTTGAGGCTGTCTACCTTGCAGCAGCTTCTAAGGCTGGGCAATTTAACGGCCTGGAAAAGTCAGGACAGAATTCTGTCAGCATTGAAGGGGATTTGTACCTGAGGGTGTTCAGCAGCCTCCGGGGCTGAGTGGCCAATTCATCCGTGTATTTCTCTGGGTTTAGGAGAAAACTGGCTTGAAGCTGCTCAACTGAAAGGATCAAGGAGTGCAAGCTGCAGATGAGCTCGTAACTTGCCAAGGGATCTTCTTTACAGCTTCCCTGCAAGGACAATGTAAAAGGAATAAGAACACTTGCAACAGGTACATCAGTCacaaattaacatttttctctcctcccctcccttggTTTTCTGTATTTGGCTGAATTTTTTGTCTGCTATGTGAGGCAGGTGGGTTTCAGacagtattttggtttttttttcaagtaggAAACAAACATAAAAGCCCAATTAACCATTGGTTTAAAATCCCAAACCATCCTTGCCCAAACTCCCATTTCCATCAGCTCCAGGCACCGTTTCATAATTATCTTTGTGCCAGAAGCATGGTCAGGTATCTTCCTCAAATTTCTTCTGTTAGACTTCAAAACTTGTGCCAAAGTTCAAAACAACTCGAATAGAGTGCAGAAAACAATGCTGAAAAGCTTCTTAAGAACAGAAACCAGTTAAATTTTCCCTACATTCAGGACAGCCTCGCTTGCAAGGCTACAAACAAAGAACACGTGGGGATTTGTtaccttttctgccttttgctcTCCTTCATCCTTTGAAGATTCTCTCTTCTTTGAAATAATGTTATATAAGTGTTTTACTCCAGTTTTAAAACCAGGACAAAAATACAATACCTGAAAGCAACAGTTGAAAACAGGAGAATAAGTAGAGTAAGAAGTTATTCCACACATAAATGCACATTTATaacccacacagctctgcacctCCCCAGGCACACAAAGATCCAGGATTTTTCACAGCAGGGAGGAGCCCTGCGTATGGAAACTGAAGAATTTCCCAATCAGGACAACCACAGGGCAcacatttcctgcagcagcatctttATTTCCCTGCTGTAATGAGATGCCCTTGTCACTGCACCCCGAATGAAGCGATGTCACCCGTTTGTCACCCAAAACGTCCCTTTTGGAGCCCCCCTGGCCATGGCTCACCTGCAGGACGCTGTTCAGGTAGCAGGTGTTGCCCAGGTTGTTCAAGCCCACAAAAGGCAGCATGTTGTCTTTTTTCTCACAGCTGACAAGGgaggggggctgtgctgcaggaaccaCCTGGTCACTGGGAAACAGAGCATGGGGTAAGAGACACTCTGGAGAAACCACTCCTTCATCTGTCCCCACCTCGGAGAACTCGGCACTGAGAAATGCAGATCTAAACCCTGCAAAAGTGTCTGAATTCACTCGGACTCCTCAGCAACCCACCCAAAACCACACAGGAGGAAAACCTGCTCTAAGCTCCAGCACATCAGATAGCAGGAGACTGATTTAATGGATCAAAAATTTCATGTACAGATACTTTTGAACGTTCTTTCTTCATTCGTAAGGCAGAAAAAACGTGCCTagaatgtatttttacattGTCCCCTGCTCCAGTCACATCATTTCTGGATGCAAAGCCAAAgcataaaaccagaaaaaaaatctaaaaaaaagaaaccaataaACTTTACACACTACACACTGATTATCATTATTAATAATCACTGATAGAAGTGATTAATACACTGTAAGGACACAACAGAACCAAAATTTGACATCTCCAACTATTTCTAACTGaccacaattttctttttcccacttAAATCCCCTCACCAGCAATGAAACAGATTTGCTCAGGGCCTGAAAAGCCCCAATGAATGACAGCCAACCCCACAACTAAACATCCTACATATTTCCATTAGAGCTCCCcttgcagaaaattaaattttaatataaatagtTCAGTGACACAATAACTACTTATATTAACTTGCAATAACTACTTATATTAACTTGCAATAACTACTTATATTAACCTGAATATAATTACTTAT
This sequence is a window from Motacilla alba alba isolate MOTALB_02 chromosome 8, Motacilla_alba_V1.0_pri, whole genome shotgun sequence. Protein-coding genes within it:
- the USP1 gene encoding ubiquitin carboxyl-terminal hydrolase 1 isoform X2, whose amino-acid sequence is MLPFVGLNNLGNTCYLNSVLQVLYFCPGFKTGVKHLYNIISKKRESSKDEGEQKAEKGSCKEDPLASYELICSLHSLILSVEQLQASFLLNPEKYTDELATQPRRLLNTLRELNPMYEGYLQHDAQEVLQCILGNIQETCQLLKKEELNKLPVEEPAAKLEEKPSQNPESNGSVSPAEEEDPSPGSHGGDAAKEKLLKGNGKRKSDAEGGNAKKKSKVSKEQIAAEENQRQTRSKRKATGERMESQTDAIAKCSGESESAKPTQKKSRLRLNWLKSSCKQPSILSKFYSLGKLTTNLGSKEPGREYDCEFEESAVKCENGDSKEEYHEPASPVESHHGKGTEKEPKKEGTELAVFELVEKLFQGQLVLRTRCLECECFTERREDFQDISVPVQEDELSKSEESSEISPEPKTEMKTLKWAISQFASVERIVGEDKYFCENCHHYTEAERSLLFDKMPEVITIHLKCFAASGLEFDCYGGLSKINTPLLTPLRLSLEEWSTRPTNDTYGLFAVVMHSGITISSGHYTASVKVTDLQSLELDRGNFLPEPAYAALKPEPLTEEEARAVAEDYDDGEVSFRLNGAAPPGKVLSKKNMEAVGLLGGQKSKADCELCASKQPNPEKLLSVAPEPRSEPSAEPRAEQGEPPALGANGLENKALYVLQSLKEYEGKWLLFDDSEVKVTEEKDFLNSLSPTSSSTSTPYLLFYKKIVE
- the USP1 gene encoding ubiquitin carboxyl-terminal hydrolase 1 isoform X1, translated to MPGVLPGDSARASPSKKNRLSLKLFQKKEAKRVLDFIEAQENEPKGAEFRGAEIDQVVPAAQPPSLVSCEKKDNMLPFVGLNNLGNTCYLNSVLQVLYFCPGFKTGVKHLYNIISKKRESSKDEGEQKAEKGSCKEDPLASYELICSLHSLILSVEQLQASFLLNPEKYTDELATQPRRLLNTLRELNPMYEGYLQHDAQEVLQCILGNIQETCQLLKKEELNKLPVEEPAAKLEEKPSQNPESNGSVSPAEEEDPSPGSHGGDAAKEKLLKGNGKRKSDAEGGNAKKKSKVSKEQIAAEENQRQTRSKRKATGERMESQTDAIAKCSGESESAKPTQKKSRLRLNWLKSSCKQPSILSKFYSLGKLTTNLGSKEPGREYDCEFEESAVKCENGDSKEEYHEPASPVESHHGKGTEKEPKKEGTELAVFELVEKLFQGQLVLRTRCLECECFTERREDFQDISVPVQEDELSKSEESSEISPEPKTEMKTLKWAISQFASVERIVGEDKYFCENCHHYTEAERSLLFDKMPEVITIHLKCFAASGLEFDCYGGLSKINTPLLTPLRLSLEEWSTRPTNDTYGLFAVVMHSGITISSGHYTASVKVTDLQSLELDRGNFLPEPAYAALKPEPLTEEEARAVAEDYDDGEVSFRLNGAAPPGKVLSKKNMEAVGLLGGQKSKADCELCASKQPNPEKLLSVAPEPRSEPSAEPRAEQGEPPALGANGLENKALYVLQSLKEYEGKWLLFDDSEVKVTEEKDFLNSLSPTSSSTSTPYLLFYKKIVE